The Janthinobacterium lividum genome has a window encoding:
- a CDS encoding long-chain-fatty-acid--CoA ligase: MDKIWLKSYPDSVPAEIDCTQYRSVTHLLEESFQKYADRNAFVCMDKFLTYRELDQLSLQMGAWLQSKGLKTGARVAIMLPNVLQYPVAMAAILRAGYTVVNVNPLYTPRELQHQLIDSGSEAIIVLENFATTVEQVLPHTQVKHVIVATMGDLLGGLKGTIVNFVVRKIKKMVPAFSLPGAISFNKMLAEGSRLTLTPVQQGHDDIVFLQYTGGTTGVSKGAMLLHRNVIANVLQNEAWISPVMTKEMRATSMGFMCALPLYHIYSLTVSALMGMRVGGLNVLIPNPRDIPGFVKELSKHKIVVFPAVNTLYNALLNNADFAKLDFSSYKVCNGGGMALQRNVAERWLKLTGCPLIEGYGMSETSPVVTGNRVDITEFTGTIGLPFPSTEVAILNDDGVEVPLGEPGEIAVRGPQVMAGYWQRPDETAKSMTADGYFKTGDVGVMDERGYVKIVDRKKDMIIVSGFNVYPNEVEDVVASCPGVLECACIGVPDANAGEAVKVFVVRKDPNLTVEQIREHCKHELTAYKKPKYIEFRDELPKTNVGKILRRQLRDEKKVA; the protein is encoded by the coding sequence ATGGACAAGATTTGGTTGAAGTCGTACCCGGACAGCGTTCCCGCAGAGATTGATTGCACGCAATACCGTTCCGTGACGCATTTGTTGGAAGAGTCGTTCCAGAAATACGCGGACCGCAACGCTTTTGTATGCATGGATAAATTCCTTACCTATCGCGAGCTCGACCAGCTGTCGCTGCAGATGGGCGCCTGGCTGCAAAGCAAGGGCCTGAAGACGGGTGCGCGCGTGGCGATCATGCTGCCGAACGTGCTGCAGTATCCGGTGGCCATGGCGGCGATCCTGCGCGCCGGCTACACGGTGGTCAACGTGAATCCGCTGTACACGCCGCGCGAATTGCAGCACCAACTGATCGATTCGGGCAGCGAAGCGATCATCGTGCTGGAAAACTTCGCCACCACGGTCGAGCAGGTGTTGCCGCATACCCAGGTCAAGCATGTGATCGTCGCCACCATGGGCGACTTGCTCGGTGGCTTGAAGGGCACCATCGTCAACTTTGTCGTGCGCAAGATCAAAAAAATGGTGCCAGCGTTTTCCTTGCCGGGCGCCATCAGTTTCAACAAGATGCTGGCCGAGGGTTCCCGTTTGACACTCACGCCGGTGCAGCAGGGGCATGACGATATCGTCTTCCTGCAATACACGGGGGGTACGACGGGCGTGTCGAAGGGCGCGATGTTGTTGCACCGTAATGTGATTGCCAATGTGCTGCAAAACGAGGCGTGGATTTCGCCCGTGATGACCAAGGAGATGCGCGCTACCTCGATGGGATTCATGTGCGCCTTGCCCCTGTATCATATTTATTCGCTGACGGTCAGCGCCCTGATGGGCATGCGCGTGGGCGGCTTGAACGTGCTGATCCCCAACCCGCGCGACATTCCCGGTTTCGTCAAGGAATTGTCCAAGCACAAGATCGTCGTTTTCCCGGCCGTCAACACCTTGTACAACGCGTTGCTGAACAATGCCGACTTTGCCAAGCTCGATTTCTCCTCCTATAAGGTGTGCAATGGCGGCGGCATGGCCTTGCAGCGCAACGTGGCCGAACGCTGGCTGAAACTGACGGGCTGCCCGCTGATCGAAGGCTATGGCATGTCGGAAACATCGCCGGTGGTGACGGGCAACCGCGTCGATATCACGGAATTCACGGGCACCATCGGCTTGCCTTTCCCGTCGACGGAAGTCGCCATTTTGAACGACGACGGCGTGGAAGTGCCGTTGGGCGAGCCGGGCGAGATCGCCGTGCGCGGTCCGCAAGTGATGGCCGGCTACTGGCAGCGTCCGGACGAGACGGCCAAGTCGATGACGGCCGACGGCTACTTCAAGACGGGCGACGTGGGTGTCATGGATGAGCGCGGCTATGTGAAGATCGTGGACCGCAAGAAAGACATGATCATCGTTTCCGGCTTCAATGTGTATCCGAACGAAGTGGAAGACGTGGTCGCGTCGTGCCCGGGCGTACTGGAATGCGCCTGCATCGGCGTGCCTGACGCCAACGCGGGCGAAGCCGTGAAAGTGTTTGTCGTGCGCAAGGATCCTAACCTGACAGTGGAACAGATCCGCGAGCATTGCAAGCATGAATTGACGGCCTACAAGAAACCGAAATACATCGAGTTCCGCGATGAATTGCCGAAGACCAATGTCGGCAAGATCTTGCGCCGTCAATTGCGCGACGAAAAGAAGGTTGCCTAG
- a CDS encoding alkaline phosphatase D family protein, which yields MDSQRRIFLQSAARITALAAAGSVLSGSSASAATRLNGTGYPFALGVASGSPLPDAVVLWTRICYDPLHAAATPAIALNVRWEVADDEGFRRVVAKGQATATPALAHSVHVDVGGLAPGRWYWYRFMLGDAVSPAGRTRTAPEPGSMPSSLKLAVASCQHWEFAPTRRTGTSRRPRQTWWPSSAITFMSGDRTSCSTRNRAVRTHESFTLDEYRARYAQYKSDRDLQGAHLAAPWIVTWDDHEVSNDYGNDRDELLTPNFLQRRAAAYQAFYEHMPLRLLPLGRRGFVDMRIYQRYDWGRLARFHVLDDRQYRAYHACAKPGRGGSNSVTTRNCPDLLKPQRTMLGEEQQRWLQAGLDDSPARWNILAQQTLMAQSSQVPILRPGDERIWTDGWDGYPLARQHLLDALRSSKASNPLVLSGDVHTFYATELSRNATRPTGKSNPVLATEFCGTSITSSSRPQARTDQYVAMNPHIRYGRSDKRGYMLMEITPEKTTTLFQGLENVRDSASTIATLASFTVRDGKAGLQS from the coding sequence ATGGATAGTCAGCGCCGCATCTTTCTGCAGAGCGCTGCGCGCATCACGGCATTGGCTGCCGCCGGCAGCGTGCTGTCCGGTTCCAGCGCGAGCGCCGCCACGCGCTTGAATGGCACGGGCTATCCGTTTGCGCTCGGCGTTGCCTCCGGTTCGCCCTTGCCCGATGCGGTGGTGCTGTGGACGCGCATCTGCTACGACCCGCTGCATGCCGCCGCCACGCCCGCCATCGCCTTGAACGTGCGCTGGGAAGTGGCCGACGACGAAGGTTTTAGACGCGTCGTCGCCAAGGGGCAAGCCACGGCCACGCCCGCCCTCGCGCACAGCGTGCACGTCGACGTGGGCGGCCTGGCCCCCGGACGCTGGTACTGGTACCGCTTTATGCTTGGCGACGCCGTCAGCCCTGCGGGCCGCACGCGCACGGCACCCGAGCCCGGCTCCATGCCTTCCTCGCTGAAACTGGCAGTCGCTTCGTGTCAGCACTGGGAATTTGCGCCTACGCGGCGCACCGGCACATCACGGCGGCCGCGCCAGACCTGGTGGCCTTCCTCGGCGATTACATTTATGAGTGGGGACCGTACCAGCTGCAGCACCCGGAACCGGGCCGTGCGCACGCATGAAAGTTTTACGCTGGATGAGTACCGCGCCCGCTACGCGCAATACAAGAGCGACCGCGACTTGCAGGGCGCGCACCTGGCCGCGCCGTGGATCGTCACCTGGGACGACCATGAAGTGTCCAACGATTACGGCAACGACCGCGACGAGTTGCTCACGCCTAACTTTTTGCAGCGCCGCGCAGCCGCCTATCAGGCGTTTTATGAACACATGCCGCTGCGTTTGCTGCCGCTGGGGCGGCGAGGTTTTGTCGACATGCGCATCTACCAGCGCTATGACTGGGGCCGTCTGGCGCGCTTCCACGTGCTGGACGACCGGCAATACCGCGCCTATCACGCATGCGCCAAGCCGGGCCGCGGCGGCTCCAATTCCGTCACCACGCGCAACTGCCCCGATTTACTGAAACCGCAGCGCACCATGCTGGGCGAGGAACAGCAGCGCTGGCTGCAAGCCGGCCTCGATGATTCCCCGGCGCGCTGGAATATCCTGGCCCAGCAAACCCTGATGGCGCAATCGAGCCAGGTACCCATCCTGCGGCCCGGCGACGAACGCATCTGGACCGATGGCTGGGATGGCTATCCACTGGCGCGCCAGCACCTGCTCGATGCCCTGCGCAGCAGCAAGGCCAGCAACCCGCTGGTGCTGTCGGGCGACGTACACACCTTTTATGCCACTGAACTGAGCCGCAACGCCACGCGCCCCACCGGCAAGAGCAATCCCGTGCTGGCCACGGAGTTTTGCGGCACCTCCATCACGTCGAGTTCCCGCCCACAGGCGCGCACGGACCAGTACGTGGCGATGAACCCGCACATCCGTTACGGACGCAGCGACAAGCGCGGCTATATGTTGATGGAGATCACGCCGGAGAAAACCACGACCCTGTTCCAGGGCCTGGAGAATGTGCGCGACAGCGCTTCTACCATCGCGACACTGGCCAGCTTTACCGTCCGGGACGGCAAGGCTGGCTTGCAAAGTTAA
- a CDS encoding acyl-CoA thioesterase: MSTSSDRPDNCLASGLPAGKMPELRMMPAPSDANVYGDVFGGWIMAQVDIAGSLPATRRANGRVATIAVNSFVFKNPVFVGDLLSFYADIVKVGNTSITVNVEVYAERNRLQACIVKVTEATLIYVATDSDRKPRKVPPIETLLSS; the protein is encoded by the coding sequence ATGAGCACCTCCTCCGACCGCCCCGACAACTGCCTCGCCTCCGGCCTGCCCGCCGGAAAAATGCCGGAATTGCGCATGATGCCCGCGCCGTCCGACGCCAATGTGTACGGCGACGTCTTCGGCGGCTGGATCATGGCGCAGGTCGATATCGCCGGTTCCCTGCCGGCTACCCGGCGCGCCAACGGCCGCGTCGCCACCATCGCCGTCAACTCCTTCGTCTTCAAAAATCCCGTCTTCGTCGGCGATCTTCTATCCTTCTACGCCGACATCGTCAAGGTTGGCAATACCTCGATCACTGTCAATGTCGAGGTGTACGCCGAGCGCAACCGCCTGCAGGCATGCATCGTGAAAGTCACGGAAGCCACCCTGATCTATGTGGCAACGGACTCCGACCGCAAGCCGCGCAAGGTGCCGCCGATCGAGACCTTATTGTCGTCTTGA